In Zygosaccharomyces rouxii strain CBS732 chromosome D complete sequence, one DNA window encodes the following:
- the MNN5 gene encoding alpha-1,2-mannosyltransferase MNN5 (similar to uniprot|P46982 Saccharomyces cerevisiae YJL186W MNN5 Alpha-1 2-mannosyltransferase responsible for addition of the second alpha-1 2-linked mannose of the branches on the mannan backbone of oligosaccharides localizes to an early Golgi compartment): MFSNLSMGLKRVFLSGRYHLRKYTFRSSRRYLVLLLLSIGCLLLYVSLQQNYAMEIFDSGAGFRRNFYSALFQAIQDGTPEGQLIMDSVRDKEKCRDGDISAFSTDFEKSSYENLDACFHLSDDRLGMLASKHEKFVEAINSWKFSKSDIDKLFPNESGIVTIGGSKYSVISLTMLETLRDRGSKLPVEVMIPPGDEGDEDYCNVVLPKLGAKCVYMAEKLPPDVVKNVKIERYQNKIVGLLLSSFKNVVYIDADCLPLKPLDDVFNSPAYKKHGLILWPDIWKRVTAPAFYKLANIPLDLKKRVRFGADDVSPLSRYEPSSEASEVRMLKKVPFHDLEGTMSDPTTESGQMLINKVDHLRSLLLSAYYNIHGKWYYKMLSQGTSGEGDKETLIAAAHALKLPYYQVKTDVRFDGFSDHEGFHGISLYQQDFQQDYEAYKKAIRWVRRHKSELSAYEQNYDVKKQFYEKLLKPGDKEVESLFGHISYHKFEPIELAEKSIYIDEKGKHFRGFRRKEVIRHFDLEMFNFEVLEKYLCKENPVKFVYYKDRMDTPEWERMCNYLKSHVSYLQDTHEELFSS; encoded by the coding sequence ATGTTCAGCAATCTATCCATGGGGTTAAAGCGGGTATTTCTCTCTGGGAGATACCATCTCCGGAAATACACCTTTAGATCATCAAGGCGGTATTTGGTGCTTTTACTATTGTCAATTGGATGCTTGTTACTGTACGTTTCTTTACAACAAAACTATGCCATGGAGATCTTCGACTCAGGAGCGGGATTTAGAAGAAACTTTTACAGTGCATTATTCCAAGCGATCCAAGATGGAACACCTGAAGGACAGCTAATTATGGATTCTGTTAGAGACAAGGAAAAATGTAGAGATGGTGATATTAGTGCATTTAGTACcgattttgaaaaaagtagttatgaaaatttggatgcATGTTTCCATCTAAGCGATGACCGATTGGGTATGTTGGCTAGCAAGCATGAGAAATTTGTAGAAGCAATTAACAGTTGGAAATTTAGCAAATCTGATATTGACAAGCTATTCCCTAATGAGAGCGGTATTGTTActattggtggtagtaaATATTCAGTGATCTCATTAACCATGTTAGAAACTTTACGTGATAGAGGATCAAAATTACCAGTTGAAGTTATGATACCGCCAGGTGATGAAGGTGACGAAGATTATTGTAATGTCGTACTACCAAAATTGGGAGCAAAATGTGTCTATATGGCAGAGAAGTTACCACCAGATGTGGTTaaaaatgttaaaattgaaaggtatcaaaataaaattgttggtTTACTACTATCAAGTTTCAAGAATGTGGTGTATATCGATGCTGATTGCTTACCATTAAAACCCTTAGATGAtgttttcaattcaccTGCATACAAAAAACACGGTTTGATTCTATGGCCagatatttggaaaagggTTACAGCTCCTGCATTTTATAAGCTTGCTAACATTCCATTGGATCTAAAAAAACGTGTTAGATTTGGCGCTGATGATGTTTCCCCACTGTCTCGTTATGAACCATCCTCTGAAGCTTCAGAGGTGAGAATGTTAAAGAAAGTTCCATTCCACGATTTGGAAGGTACAATGTCAGATCCAACTACCGAATCTGGTCAAATGCTTATCAACAAAGTTGATCATTTACGCtcattgttattatctGCATATTATAATATTCATGGTAAATGGTATTACAAAATGTTATCGCAAGGTACATctggtgaaggtgataaGGAAACTCTTATCGCGGCAGCTCATGCTCTAAAACTACCATATTATCAAGTGAAAACAGATGTCAgatttgatggattttcAGATCATGAAGGTTTCCATGGTATCTCTCTATACCAACAGGACTTTCAACAAGACTATGAAGCTTATAAGAAGGCAATTCGTTGGGTTCGTCGTCATAAATCTGAGCTTTCTGCTTACGAACAAAATTACGATGTTaagaaacaattttatgaaaaattattaaaGCCTGGTGATAAAGAGGTTGAGTCACTCTTTGGTCATATCAGTTATCATAAATTTGAACCGATAGAATTAGCTGAAAAAAGTATCtatattgatgaaaagggTAAACATTTCAGAGGATTCAGACGTAAAGAAGTCATTAGACACTTTGATTTAGAAATGTTCAATTTTgaagttttggaaaaatacCTCTGCAAAGAAAATCCTGTTAAATTTGTATATTACAAGGATAGAATGGATACTCCAGAATGGGAAAGGATGTGTAATTATCTGAAGAGTCACGTATCCTATTTACAGGATACCCACGAAGAACTCTTTTCCAGTTAG
- the AHC2 gene encoding Ahc2p (similar to uniprot|P25649 Saccharomyces cerevisiae YCR082W AHC2 component of the yeast ADA acetyltransferase complex), whose product MLTPDTVRDTVSEFQRTPIKDDVEFGTLQLEKQRLESLLLRKKYLLKRLQLLYQHLDKTRNYQEFVDVLMNSKTLLREVFTLESQTRKMHLGEVEMDWSRFCIDSNEYINQNDELIALQNAGFL is encoded by the coding sequence ATGCTTACACCAGATACGGTTCGTGATACCGTTTCAGAGTTTCAAAGGACCCCCATTAAGGATGATGTGGAGTTTGGTACTTTGCAGTTAGAAAAGCAGAGATTAGAATCTTTATTGCTTAGGAAAAAGTATTTGCTGAAGAGGTTACAGTTACTGTACCAACATCTCGACAAGACGAGAAACTATCAAGAGTTTGTTGACGTTTTGATGAATAGTAAGACTCTTTTGAGGGAGGTCTTCACTCTAGAGAGCCAGACTAGAAAAATGCATTTGGGAGAAGTTGAAATGGATTGGTCAAGATTTTGTATTGATAGTAATGAATATATCAACCAAAATGATGAACTGATCGCTCTACAGAATGCAGGCTTTCTATAG